The proteins below are encoded in one region of Acidobacteriota bacterium:
- a CDS encoding ATP-binding protein: MTRKDSRELESLLENLPDLVFWLEPGGTIVDYKASREIPTYVPPETFLGRRMQEILPPSTVAVIGDHIRATSKDGVFRTFEYALPFGDETRHYEGRLGKLPSGRLILLVRDITRRVAAQRALRRREAEFASILSHIPGAVYRYDPPPGWRPTFISAGIETLCGYPAEHFLDGEDPTFLDLVVPEDRRLYLDGITASIAQRQPYLIEYRVRRRDGSLIHIQDKGQGLFDDRGHCTGMEGVRFDITQRKLLEQEFLQAQKMEAIGQLAGGVAHDFNNLLQAILGHTTLALGALDPGSHAAEHMEKVQLAAERAARLTRHLLAYSRRQLLQREPIRPEILIRESLDLLQRVLGETIHIEFSCSEDVPGIEADPSQIEQILFNLLVNARDAMPEGGTISVELAREEVSASRCGGLGLDSPGPYLRLTITDTGTGMPREVLGRIYEPFFTTKPPGAGTGLGLSMVYGTLRQHGGAIHASSKPGAGSRFDLYLPASGHDEAEAREPSAAFDGTVSSTILVAEDEPLVSALMVEVLESAGHRVLCARDGHQAVELFRNHASEIDLAILDQVMPRLGGPQALEEMRRIKPGLAGVLVTGYAPGPDSAGNECVLEKPFTADRLCEVVHLRLAEARDAAD; this comes from the coding sequence ATGACTCGAAAAGATTCCAGAGAACTCGAATCTCTGCTGGAAAACCTCCCCGACCTGGTGTTCTGGCTGGAACCCGGCGGCACCATCGTCGATTACAAGGCGTCTCGAGAGATACCCACCTACGTACCACCCGAGACTTTCCTCGGCCGGCGCATGCAAGAGATTCTGCCCCCGTCCACCGTGGCGGTGATCGGAGATCACATCCGCGCCACCAGCAAAGACGGCGTTTTTCGAACCTTCGAGTACGCCCTCCCTTTCGGCGACGAGACGAGACACTACGAGGGGCGGCTGGGGAAGCTCCCTAGCGGAAGGCTGATCCTGCTGGTTCGCGACATCACTCGACGCGTTGCCGCCCAGCGAGCACTGCGTCGCCGCGAAGCGGAGTTCGCCTCGATCCTCAGCCACATTCCAGGTGCCGTCTACCGCTACGACCCGCCTCCCGGGTGGCGGCCGACTTTCATCAGTGCCGGCATCGAAACGCTTTGCGGCTACCCGGCAGAGCACTTCCTCGACGGCGAGGATCCCACCTTCCTCGACCTGGTCGTCCCGGAGGACCGCCGTCTTTATCTCGATGGGATTACGGCCTCCATCGCGCAGCGCCAGCCCTACCTGATCGAGTACCGCGTCCGCCGGAGAGACGGTTCGCTGATCCACATCCAGGACAAGGGCCAGGGCCTGTTCGACGACCGGGGCCACTGCACCGGGATGGAGGGCGTGAGGTTCGATATCACGCAGCGCAAGCTTCTCGAGCAAGAGTTCCTGCAGGCCCAGAAAATGGAGGCCATCGGCCAGCTTGCCGGCGGCGTGGCCCACGATTTCAACAACTTGCTGCAGGCGATCCTGGGCCACACGACCCTGGCTCTCGGCGCTCTGGATCCAGGTTCGCATGCCGCGGAGCACATGGAAAAGGTCCAGCTCGCCGCCGAACGGGCGGCGCGTCTGACCCGGCACCTGCTGGCCTACAGCCGCCGACAATTGCTGCAGCGTGAGCCCATACGGCCCGAGATCCTGATCCGAGAATCACTGGACCTGCTGCAACGCGTGCTGGGCGAGACGATCCATATCGAATTCTCATGCAGCGAAGATGTTCCGGGAATCGAAGCGGATCCGTCCCAGATCGAGCAGATTCTCTTCAATCTCCTGGTCAACGCCCGGGACGCGATGCCGGAAGGCGGTACCATCTCCGTCGAGTTGGCTCGGGAGGAGGTTTCCGCCTCCCGCTGCGGCGGCCTCGGTCTCGACTCTCCCGGACCCTATCTACGACTGACGATCACCGATACCGGGACAGGCATGCCCCGGGAAGTGCTGGGCCGAATCTATGAACCTTTTTTCACCACCAAGCCCCCGGGGGCGGGAACGGGCCTCGGCCTGTCCATGGTCTACGGTACGCTGCGACAGCACGGAGGAGCGATTCACGCCTCCAGCAAGCCGGGGGCGGGCAGCCGCTTCGACCTGTACCTTCCGGCTTCCGGACACGACGAGGCCGAGGCCCGGGAACCGAGCGCCGCGTTCGATGGAACGGTGAGTTCGACGATCCTCGTCGCGGAAGACGAGCCGCTGGTCTCCGCCCTGATGGTCGAAGTGCTGGAGAGCGCAGGCCACCGGGTGCTGTGTGCCCGTGACGGCCACCAGGCCGTAGAGCTGTTCCGCAATCACGCGAGCGAGATCGATCTGGCGATCCTGGACCAGGTGATGCCGCGCCTGGGGGGTCCCCAGGCCCTCGAAGAAATGCGCCGGATCAAGCCCGGACTGGCCGGCGTACTCGTCACGGGCTACGCGCCCGGACCGGACAGTGCCGGCAACGAGTGCGTACTGGAAAAACCCTTTACGGCGGACAGGCTCTGTGAAGTGGTTCATCTTCGACTTGCGGAGGCCCGGGACGCTGCGGATTGA
- a CDS encoding HAD family phosphatase: MIAQAVIFDMDGVLVDSEPLKFQAYREVFRRRYQVEITVDDPSWHGVGEAAAVAAFARSTGVSVDDPQAVIADKRAVYLERLAREGVPYRAGAVTLIERLAAKGVPLGLATGSDRRQLAAVLGPRRLERHFAALLTRDDVARGKPDPEIYLETAARLGRAPGRCVVIEDTHAGIAAARAAGMACIALTGTQPRDLLGEADRIVDHLDQVAALLAVS, translated from the coding sequence ATGATCGCCCAGGCCGTCATCTTCGACATGGACGGAGTCCTCGTCGATTCCGAACCCCTGAAGTTTCAGGCCTACAGGGAAGTCTTTCGGCGCCGCTACCAGGTGGAGATCACCGTCGACGACCCGTCCTGGCACGGGGTGGGGGAGGCTGCCGCCGTCGCCGCTTTCGCCCGGTCGACCGGCGTGAGCGTGGACGATCCGCAGGCTGTCATCGCCGATAAAAGGGCGGTTTACCTGGAACGACTCGCCAGGGAGGGCGTGCCCTATCGAGCCGGCGCCGTGACCCTGATCGAACGTCTCGCGGCGAAGGGTGTGCCCCTGGGGCTGGCCACAGGGTCCGACCGGCGGCAGCTCGCGGCCGTGCTCGGACCACGACGCCTGGAACGTCATTTCGCAGCCCTGCTGACCCGGGACGACGTGGCGCGCGGGAAGCCCGATCCGGAGATCTATCTGGAGACAGCCGCGCGGCTGGGCCGAGCACCGGGCCGTTGCGTGGTGATCGAGGACACCCACGCGGGCATCGCGGCCGCACGGGCCGCAGGCATGGCATGCATCGCTCTGACCGGTACCCAGCCGCGGGATCTGCTCGGGGAGGCCGACAGGATCGTCGACCACCTCGATCAGGTCGCGGCCCTGCTGGCCGTCTCTTGA
- a CDS encoding glycosyltransferase family 2 protein, with protein MTRPLVSIVIPVFNRWSLTRHCLESLAHALPAVDEAEVVVVDNASRDATAASLEPEFGERLRLVALHNQENLGFARACNQGAEAATGRHLLFLNNDTEISRGWLEPLIEVLESDDRVASVGARLLYPDRTIQHAGVLLARIEGGDPLQGVHVYCRQPANLPEANQARTYQALSAACLAVRRSAFEALSGFDEAFWNGYEDVDLCLRFGQAGWLNVYQPRSVAIHYESMSGPERFSRVKENIELFHRRWLGVVDPDVIVDGAGRCTDSGAGRVRSYEPTAALSTGCTTTRLPQ; from the coding sequence ATGACCCGGCCCCTCGTCTCGATCGTGATTCCCGTTTTCAACCGCTGGTCCCTGACCCGCCATTGCCTCGAATCGCTGGCCCACGCGCTGCCGGCCGTTGACGAGGCGGAGGTCGTGGTGGTCGACAACGCTTCGCGGGACGCCACCGCAGCCAGCCTCGAGCCGGAGTTCGGTGAACGCCTGCGGCTGGTCGCCCTGCATAACCAGGAGAACCTCGGCTTCGCGCGGGCCTGCAACCAGGGAGCGGAGGCCGCCACCGGTCGCCACCTGCTCTTTCTGAACAACGACACGGAGATCTCCCGGGGCTGGCTCGAACCACTGATCGAGGTGCTCGAAAGCGACGACCGTGTGGCGAGCGTGGGAGCGCGACTGCTCTATCCCGATCGTACGATCCAGCATGCCGGTGTCCTGCTGGCCCGGATCGAGGGAGGCGACCCGCTGCAAGGGGTCCATGTCTATTGCCGCCAGCCTGCCAACCTGCCGGAGGCCAACCAGGCGCGGACGTACCAGGCCCTCTCGGCGGCATGCCTGGCGGTGCGTCGATCGGCTTTCGAGGCTCTCTCCGGCTTCGACGAGGCCTTCTGGAACGGCTATGAAGACGTGGATCTCTGCCTGCGATTCGGCCAGGCCGGCTGGCTCAACGTCTACCAGCCCCGGAGCGTGGCGATCCACTACGAGTCGATGAGTGGTCCCGAGCGCTTCAGCCGGGTGAAGGAGAATATCGAACTCTTTCACCGCCGATGGCTGGGGGTGGTCGATCCCGATGTGATCGTCGACGGTGCGGGCCGCTGCACCGACAGCGGGGCGGGCCGCGTCCGAAGCTACGAGCCGACAGCGGCTCTCTCGACCGGCTGTACCACGACCCGCCTCCCGCAATGA